In Methanobrevibacter sp., the genomic stretch TGGTTTAGGTTATATGATTTTAACTGCAACAAACCTTTTTGATACAGGTACAACAGTTGTTGGTATGGTTGTAATTGGTTTGATTGGACTTGTATTTGACTTTGTATTCGGCAAAGTTCAAGAGAGGATATTTTGGTAGGTGTTTTACATGTCAATTGAAGTTAAAAATATTTATAAAACATTTTATTCTAAAAAATCTGATAAATTAACCGTTTTGGAAAATATTAATTTAACCATTAATGATGGTGAATTAGTTTGTCTTTTAGGACCTTCCGGATGCGGTAAAACAACTCTTTTAAGATTGATTGCAGGTCTTGATCAGCCCACTTCCGGCGAGATTGTTGCTAATGGTGATGTTGTTAAAAAACCATCAGGAGACCGGGCTGTTATTTTCCAACAATATTCACTGTTTCCATGGCTAACTGTTCTTCAAAATGTAACTTTTGGTTTGGAGATGACAAAACCGGGAGCTAAAGAAGAAAATCTGAAAGCAGCTGAGAGATATTTGAAAAGTGTTGGTTTAATAGAATTTAAAGATAGCTATCCTCATGAACTTTCAGGTGGTATGAAACAAAGGGTTGCAATTATCAGATCCTTGCTTAATCATTCACCTATTTTGCTTATGGATGAGCCATTTTCTGCAGTGGATATGCAAAATAGGCACAGTCTTCAAGAACAGCTAATAGGCGTTTGGAAAAGATTTAAAAATACGATTGTTTTTGTAACACACGATGTGACCGAAGCGATTTATCTGGCAGACCGGATTGTTATTTTAGATAAAAATCCCGGCAGAATTTCAGATATTGTCGAAGTCAATATGGAAAGGCCAAGAAAAAGAGAGTCACTTGAGTTTGTCAATCTTCAAGAGGAACTTCTTAAAAAATTAAATGTGGAAGACTAATAGTTACAGTTTAGCTATTAATGTTCCATAATTCCCATTTTTTATTCCTTCATATACATAATCAAGGGATTTTAAGACTGATGTGTGAAGGTCGTTATTTTTAGCAAGATAAGCAGCAATGGCTGAAGATAAATTGCAGCCGGTACCATGCAAATTGTCTGTTTTAATCAATTCCTGTTTTTTAACTGTAATTTCACCATTGATATTGATGGTATTTATCCCATCCAAATGACCTCCGGTAATTATATTGTTGCAAATGAGTTTACTAGAAGCTTTTATGGCATCTTCGCCAGTTTTAATTTCTATTCCAGTTAATTTTTCAGCTTCAGTGATATTTGGAGTAGTCAATATGGATTTTGGAAGCAAATACTTGTTAAATGCCTTTGCGATATCCTCTTTTGTCAAATCTCCTCCTGAAGTTGCAACCATTACAGGGTCAACTACTGCCTTTAGATTGTATTCGGATATCTTTTTTGAAACTAATTTAATGATTTCAGGAGAGTACAACATTCCGGTCTTTATAAATTCGATTTCATAGGAGTCTAAAACAGCATCAATCTCTTCTGCAATATAATCTTCACTAATCGGCAATGTTGAAAAGAATTTGTAGGGGTTTTGTGCCGTAAGTGCTGTAACAATGCCTGTTCCATACACTCCAACAGCTTGAAAGGTTTTCAAATCGGCATATATGCCGGCACCTGCCGACGGGTCAACACCTGCAATGGACATTACAATCATCTAATCAGCTCTTGTAACTTTTAACCGTTCATTTCCTCGGAAGGGCTCCACATTCACTTTAAGTTCTTTTAAATATTTTCTAGTGTGTGTGCTTTTTCCATGAATCATTATTTCCCCTAAATCCTGAGCAGTATTGACGTCCAGCGCCATGAAAAACGAATCATGAACTTGCGGATTCAATTTCTTTCTCTCGGCGGCATTTACATGCTCTTTATAACTAAACCCTTCAAACCTGGTATGTATGGCCATAGGTTTCATGAGTATCATGTTTGTTCCGCCGCCCTTTGATGGAACAATAATGAAATCTAACTTTTTAGATGCATCAATCAGCATTGAAATATTTGTTTTGCTGATTAGAGGAACATCAGAAGGAACAATAAGGACTTTTTTAGCTTTTCCTTTACAGTATTTCATTGCCTGTTTTAATGCTTTGTTTAAATTTGAATTTTCATCCTCAAGAATAGTGTCCAAGCTTAAACTTTCAGCATAATTGAGCACATCCTCGTCCCTGCTTATTATAAAGATTTTATCGACGTGTTTTCTTAAGGCATCAGTAACGTCCTGAAGCATTACTTTTAGGAGCTTTTCACGTTCTTCTTCAGATAGAAATGGGGATAATCTGGTTTTAGCATTTTTGAACTTGCTAACTGGAATTATTGCATATATATTATCCATAAAACCACTTAGTATGTTTTAGCAATCAGGGCTGTGTATCTGGCATCCCCTTTACCTGAAATACATTTTCCTTCGCTGATTTCTTCTTGAATGCCTAAAATATCATAACCTGTCTGTTCTTCAATTTCTTTACCTATTTTTTCATCTCCGCACCAGTTGAATTTAACGACATTGCCTGCTTCAACAAGTTCGGAAACTTCATTTAAGTCTTCGCAAAATATGACATGGTCTTTTTGGAAAGCCCAAGCACTTTTTGAGAGATTGTCTTCTGTTTTGTTTAATAAATCAGATACATTATCTCCAAGAGAATCATCAAGTGAAAGTTCTATTTTTTCTCCTTCATCCCTTCTCATTGCAATAGTGATGTTGTTTTCCAAATCCCTAGGTCCAAGCTCAAGCTTTAGAGGAGTTCCCTTTAACTCCCAGTCATTGAATTTCTTACCTGGCCTGATATCTCTGTTGTCAATGTTTACTCTTAAACCTGCTGATTCCAGTTGTTCTTTGATTTCTCCGCATTTTGCTAAAACTTCCTCTTTTCCTTTCTTAAACAAAATTGGAATTATTGTGACTTGATTAGGTGATACTTTTGGAGGTAGGCGCAAACCTGTTTCATCTCCGTGAATTCCAATTACGGAAGCTATTACCCTATCGGATACTCCTGCACATGTCTGATATACATATTTATGTTCTCCGTCCTTATCTTCAAAGGTAATGTCGAATGTTTTTGCAAAAGTCTGGCCTAAGTTGTGAATAGTGCCTATCTGTAATGTTTTGCCGTTAGGCATTATTACATCAAAAGCCATGGTGTAATCTGCACCGGGGAATTTGTCCCATTCAGGTCTTTTAGAAATTAAATATGGAATTTTTAATTCATCGAAGAATTCCTTATAGATTTCAATGAATTCTCTGATTTGTTCATCAGATTCTTCTTTAGTTGCATGAGCAGTATGAGCTTCTTTAAATGTTGTAATTTCTCTTACACGAATTAAAGGTCTTGTATGTTTTGTTTCATATCTAAATGTGTTTACAATTTGATAATATTTGATTGGAAGATCAATGTGGGTTCTAATCCATAATGCATACATAGGATAAATTGCAGTTTCACTAGTAGGTCTTAAAGCTAATTGTTCGTTTAATTCTCTTTTGCCCCCTCTTGTAACCCAGTAAACTTCATCTTCAAATCCTTTTACATGAATTCCTTCTTTTGCAAGTTCGCTTTCAGGAACAAGCATTGGGAAGAGCACTTCATCATGGTCTTTATCTAATAATTTTTTAATTATATTCATTGAGTGTTTTCTTATCTGAAAACCATATGGCATCCAAATAGCCATTCCTTTAATAGGATATCTTGAATCAGTAATATTCGCATTTTCTAAAATATCATGAAACCATTCATCAAAATTTTCCACCATATCACCTAAAATAATTTATAACATTAGATTATCTGTTTTTAATTAGTATTAAAGTTTTTTTTAAAATAGGATTATTTGAATGAAGGGAGTTTATCTGCAATAAAATAATTTTATCATATGGGTAAATCTCTCAAAAATCTTTTTAAATAAGAAAGTTATTTATAATTATTTTATACATACATAATAGTGTATAATTTTATTTTAGGAGATATCATGACTAATAGGAAAATACAAATGCCTCGTGAGGTTTACATCGATCCAGGTATTATAAAAGATACTGCGGAAATTTGTAAGTCCTTGCATTTAAATAAAAAGTTTTTAATCGTCACTGGTTCAACTACTTATGATATAGGTGCAAAACTGGTTATTGAAAGTTTAGAAAAAGACAACTTGGATTATGATGTAATTAAAGTTGACGGGGCTTCTGATGAATCAATTTTTGAAGTTGAAGAATTAATCACTCCGGAAACTACTGTGTTAGGTGTTGGAGGAGGAAAAGTTATTGATATAGCTAAATTATCTTCATTCAATAAAGGCGTATATTTTGTATCCATGCCAACAACTGCTTCTCATGATGGTATTGTATCTCCTATGGCATCAATAAAAAACCCCAATACTTCCATATCTGTTACTGCACACTCACCGATAGCGGTTATTGCAGATTCTGAAGTTATTGCGCAGTCTCCATTCAGACTGCTTTCAGCAGGATGTGCTGATTTAATATCTAATTTTACAGCTATTAAAGATTGGGAATTGGCTCATCGTTTAAAAAACGAACCATTCAGCGAATCTGCAGCAGCATTATCAATAATGTCTGCTCATTTAATAACTGACAATATTGATAATATTAAGCCTAATCTTGAACCCAGCGCACGTATTGTCATGAAATCATTGTTTAGTGGAGGAATGGCAATCAGTATTGCAGGTTCATCACGTCCGGCAAGTGGTTCTGAACACCTGTTTTCACATGCTCTTGATAAGATTCTTGATAAATCAGCACTCCATGGTGAACAGTGCGGTATCGGCACTATAATGATGATGTATTTGCATGGTGGGAATTGGAGTGCAATTAAAGATGCTTTATCTGCGCTTAAGGCGCCAACAACCGCTGCTGAGGTGGGCATTTGTGATGATGATATTATTGATGCATTGGTAATGGCTCACAAAATCAGGCCGGATAGGTATACGATTTTAGGTGATAAGGGAATCTCTCGTGAAGCCGCATATGAGCTTGCTTATAAAACAGGAGTGATTTAAATGATTACATTGATAGGTAAAGATTTAGCTAAAAAAGGTCAGGAATTTGTTTTTTTAGGTCCAACTGATGAATGCGAAAACTGCAGATTTAAATCATCTTGTCTTGGAAGTTTGGAAGTAAACAGGAAATATGTTGTTTTGGATGTTAAAGACAATGAGCAAAAATGTCCGGTTCATGCAGAGGGGATTGTGGTTCCTGTTGAAATTGACCGTGCTGAAATCGAGTTATTAACTCCTTCAAAAAATATTTTTGAAGGTTCAACATTCACATTCAGCGCTCCTGACTGTGATGAAAAATGCGATTATCATGATTTTTGTTTTCCTGAGGGATTAAAAGAAAATGACAAATGCATTGTTTTGAACAATGAAGGTAAACATGAAGGGGAATGTAGAAAAGGTTTAAGTCTTAATAAACTTACTTTGGGATTTGTGATATAATGAAAGATGCTGGCAGTAATAATTCTAGTAAAAAGAATGCAGGATATAAGGCTGCAGAATATGTGGAAGATGGAATGGTTTTAGGATTGGGTACAGGTTCAACAACTCACTTTTTCATTGAAAAGGTGGGAATGAGAATCAAAGAGGAAGGAATAAGCGTTAAAGGAATTCCAACTTCATTTCAATCATTATTAATAGCTAAGGAATGGAATATTCCAATTACAACTTTAGAAGAAAATGACATTGATTTGTCTGTTGATGGAGCAGATGAGGTTGATTTGCAGTTTAATTTAATTAAAGGAGGGGGAGCAGCCCATACTAAAGAAAAAATTGTTGATTATGCTGCAGAAAAATTCATTGTTATTGTGGATGAATCAAAGGTTGTAGAGGAATTAGGTAATTTTCCAGTTCCTGTTGAAGTATTGCCGGATGCATCCCGTATGGTCATAAGGGAATTGGAAGATATGGGTGCTGAATGCCAAATCAGAATGGCTCAAAGAAAAGACGGTCCTGTAATAACTGACAATGGAAATTTTGTAATTGATGCTAAATTTGATAAAATAGAATCTCCTGAACACTTTGAAATAGATTTAAATACAATTCCGGGTGTAGTTGAAAACGGAATATTTTCACAAATGGTTGATAAGGTCATTGTTGGTACTGAGAACGGAACTAAAGAATTATAGGTTTAACCTGGTTATGGTTATTTGCCGTCGTATAATTCCAACTGATATATTATTTCCGTAAATTATCTGATTTTTATTATTTGCGTCGTTGCGGACGTAAAATGGAATATAATTATTTTTTAAAAAAAGAAAAGAAAAGAGATTTTACATCTCTTTTATTTTTTAACAACTATATTATTTGATTTGCTGCAAGGTTTGTATGCGCCGTCTCCTGCAAATTTAACTGTATATTTGTAAGTTCCTTTTTTAGTTAATTTTGTAATTTTAAAAAGAGCAACACCTTTGTTGTTTGTTTTAGCAGTGTATGTTTTACCGTTAACTTTTAAAGTAACTTTTTTGTTTTTAAGTACAGTTTTTCCGGTTTTAAGTGTAATCTGCACATTCTTGGTTTTCACGGAAGCCTTGAAAGTCTTTTTAGCAAGAGTTAAAGCAGTAGCTTTTTTGTTTACAGTAATTTTTGCAGTATCTAAGGATGATTTGGTAGCATCATCACCTGCAAAGTATGCAACAATATTGTGTGATCCTGCAGAGGAATATTTTAAAGATAAGTATGCCACACCCTTTTCATCGGTTTTGACATCTTTTTTAGTGGTGCCGTCAATAATTACTGTTATGGCTTTGTTTGCTAATGGCTTGCCGTTACTATCTTTTAATGTAATGGCTAATTTTCCTGTATTTCCAGCATAAACAACCAGATCTTTTGCATAAATAGTTGAAGCAACAGGTGCAGGGGAAACGTTAGTTAATGTAATGTCTGCGGAGGTTCCTGCAATAGTTTTGCTTCCAGCATATTTCATTTCGACTTTTCCATTAACATTGCTGATAGTGAATTTACCCTCTGAATTGGTTTTTACAGTTGCATTTCCATTATTGGAAGAATATGAAATAACTGCTTTGGCAATTGCATTTCCATTACTGTCTTTTAAAACACCAACAATATTTCCATTTCCATTAACTTCGATAATGCTAATAGCTGAGGTAATTGAAGCTTCTTTAACAGTAATTGAGGTTTTTCCACTTGTTTTAGCATAATTTTCAAAACCAGCATAACTCATTGAAACAGCATGTTTTCCATAGTCCAATGCTAGTGAAAATCTAACTTTTCCATTTTCATCGGTAGTTTCATTGTACTGGACATTGTCGATGGTGATGGTCACTTTTTGATTTTCAAGTGATTCGCCATCTGATGTGGTTAAGGTTACTTCTAAGATGACATTTTTAGCAGTAGTTTCAATAGGTTCGGCATTTAATACAGTATCTTTGTAATTGCTATAAATTCCAATCGCTTTTTCGTAACTTTGATATTTGCCTTCAGCTTTTGCAAGGTAAGTTGCGAATGTAGGTGGGAATTGCAATGAATCTAATTTGTATGTATTGGTGCCGATGGTTACATTATAATAACCTCCGCCAAGCATAATA encodes the following:
- a CDS encoding ABC transporter ATP-binding protein, whose protein sequence is MSIEVKNIYKTFYSKKSDKLTVLENINLTINDGELVCLLGPSGCGKTTLLRLIAGLDQPTSGEIVANGDVVKKPSGDRAVIFQQYSLFPWLTVLQNVTFGLEMTKPGAKEENLKAAERYLKSVGLIEFKDSYPHELSGGMKQRVAIIRSLLNHSPILLMDEPFSAVDMQNRHSLQEQLIGVWKRFKNTIVFVTHDVTEAIYLADRIVILDKNPGRISDIVEVNMERPRKRESLEFVNLQEELLKKLNVED
- the thiD gene encoding bifunctional hydroxymethylpyrimidine kinase/phosphomethylpyrimidine kinase, with translation MIVMSIAGVDPSAGAGIYADLKTFQAVGVYGTGIVTALTAQNPYKFFSTLPISEDYIAEEIDAVLDSYEIEFIKTGMLYSPEIIKLVSKKISEYNLKAVVDPVMVATSGGDLTKEDIAKAFNKYLLPKSILTTPNITEAEKLTGIEIKTGEDAIKASSKLICNNIITGGHLDGINTININGEITVKKQELIKTDNLHGTGCNLSSAIAAYLAKNNDLHTSVLKSLDYVYEGIKNGNYGTLIAKL
- the cofC gene encoding 2-phospho-L-lactate guanylyltransferase, translated to MDNIYAIIPVSKFKNAKTRLSPFLSEEEREKLLKVMLQDVTDALRKHVDKIFIISRDEDVLNYAESLSLDTILEDENSNLNKALKQAMKYCKGKAKKVLIVPSDVPLISKTNISMLIDASKKLDFIIVPSKGGGTNMILMKPMAIHTRFEGFSYKEHVNAAERKKLNPQVHDSFFMALDVNTAQDLGEIMIHGKSTHTRKYLKELKVNVEPFRGNERLKVTRAD
- the proS gene encoding proline--tRNA ligase, with product MVENFDEWFHDILENANITDSRYPIKGMAIWMPYGFQIRKHSMNIIKKLLDKDHDEVLFPMLVPESELAKEGIHVKGFEDEVYWVTRGGKRELNEQLALRPTSETAIYPMYALWIRTHIDLPIKYYQIVNTFRYETKHTRPLIRVREITTFKEAHTAHATKEESDEQIREFIEIYKEFFDELKIPYLISKRPEWDKFPGADYTMAFDVIMPNGKTLQIGTIHNLGQTFAKTFDITFEDKDGEHKYVYQTCAGVSDRVIASVIGIHGDETGLRLPPKVSPNQVTIIPILFKKGKEEVLAKCGEIKEQLESAGLRVNIDNRDIRPGKKFNDWELKGTPLKLELGPRDLENNITIAMRRDEGEKIELSLDDSLGDNVSDLLNKTEDNLSKSAWAFQKDHVIFCEDLNEVSELVEAGNVVKFNWCGDEKIGKEIEEQTGYDILGIQEEISEGKCISGKGDARYTALIAKTY
- a CDS encoding NAD(P)-dependent glycerol-1-phosphate dehydrogenase — translated: MTNRKIQMPREVYIDPGIIKDTAEICKSLHLNKKFLIVTGSTTYDIGAKLVIESLEKDNLDYDVIKVDGASDESIFEVEELITPETTVLGVGGGKVIDIAKLSSFNKGVYFVSMPTTASHDGIVSPMASIKNPNTSISVTAHSPIAVIADSEVIAQSPFRLLSAGCADLISNFTAIKDWELAHRLKNEPFSESAAALSIMSAHLITDNIDNIKPNLEPSARIVMKSLFSGGMAISIAGSSRPASGSEHLFSHALDKILDKSALHGEQCGIGTIMMMYLHGGNWSAIKDALSALKAPTTAAEVGICDDDIIDALVMAHKIRPDRYTILGDKGISREAAYELAYKTGVI
- a CDS encoding UPF0179 family protein, with product MITLIGKDLAKKGQEFVFLGPTDECENCRFKSSCLGSLEVNRKYVVLDVKDNEQKCPVHAEGIVVPVEIDRAEIELLTPSKNIFEGSTFTFSAPDCDEKCDYHDFCFPEGLKENDKCIVLNNEGKHEGECRKGLSLNKLTLGFVI
- the rpiA gene encoding ribose-5-phosphate isomerase RpiA; amino-acid sequence: MKDAGSNNSSKKNAGYKAAEYVEDGMVLGLGTGSTTHFFIEKVGMRIKEEGISVKGIPTSFQSLLIAKEWNIPITTLEENDIDLSVDGADEVDLQFNLIKGGGAAHTKEKIVDYAAEKFIVIVDESKVVEELGNFPVPVEVLPDASRMVIRELEDMGAECQIRMAQRKDGPVITDNGNFVIDAKFDKIESPEHFEIDLNTIPGVVENGIFSQMVDKVIVGTENGTKEL